The following proteins are co-located in the Haloplanus sp. HW8-1 genome:
- a CDS encoding 30S ribosomal protein S4e has protein sequence MTRHQKRLSVPKSWPVERKTATWTVKAGAGPHGEAGVPLLIVLRDVLGYVDSRKEANYALNQGSVLVNGDAVSDVERPIGMFDILAFTEREEFYRVFPDEGGRLALTPIDADAADSRLGKIVRKTQVTGGDFQFTLHDGTNVRVDEDEAGEYATGDSLVVDNESKEIVAHFVYEEGALVTAVAGSHAGEIGEIDTITVTPGSGDNVVTVTQDDDGFETIEDYVVVIDENFTDGEGDE, from the coding sequence ATGACTCGACACCAGAAACGACTCTCGGTCCCGAAGTCCTGGCCGGTCGAACGGAAGACCGCGACCTGGACGGTCAAGGCCGGCGCCGGCCCGCACGGCGAGGCGGGGGTTCCCCTGCTGATCGTCCTGCGGGACGTGCTCGGCTACGTCGACTCGCGCAAGGAAGCGAACTACGCACTCAACCAGGGAAGCGTCCTCGTCAACGGGGACGCCGTCTCGGACGTCGAGCGTCCCATCGGGATGTTCGACATCCTGGCCTTTACCGAACGCGAGGAGTTCTACCGCGTGTTCCCGGACGAGGGCGGTCGGCTGGCGCTGACCCCCATCGACGCCGACGCGGCCGACAGCCGCCTCGGAAAGATCGTCCGGAAGACCCAGGTGACCGGCGGTGACTTCCAGTTCACCCTCCACGACGGCACGAACGTGCGCGTCGACGAGGACGAGGCCGGCGAGTACGCCACCGGCGACTCCCTGGTCGTCGACAACGAGAGCAAGGAGATCGTCGCCCACTTCGTCTACGAGGAGGGCGCCCTGGTGACGGCCGTCGCCGGCAGTCACGCCGGCGAGATCGGCGAGATCGACACGATCACCGTTACGCCCGGAAGCGGCGACAACGTCGTCACCGTCACCCAGGATGACGACGGCTTCGAGACGATCGAGGACTACGTCGTCGTGATCGACGAGAACTTCACCGACGGGGAGGGTGACGAATGA
- a CDS encoding 50S ribosomal protein L5 — protein MSEAEADFHEMREPHIEKVVVHMGVGEGGRELADAEDILEDVTGQQSVRTTARGTVQDFNIREGDPIGAKVTLRGDTAVEFLETALGLVDLSASQFDDTGNFSFGVEEHTEFPSQEYDPNIGIYGLDVTVNMVRPGYRVAKRDKMSRSIPSGHRLDASDAVAFVEATFDVEVTQ, from the coding sequence ATGAGCGAAGCCGAAGCGGACTTCCACGAGATGCGCGAACCGCATATCGAGAAGGTCGTCGTCCACATGGGCGTCGGCGAGGGCGGCCGCGAACTCGCGGACGCCGAGGACATCCTCGAGGACGTCACCGGACAGCAGAGTGTCCGGACGACGGCCCGCGGGACGGTCCAGGACTTCAACATCCGCGAGGGCGATCCGATCGGCGCGAAGGTCACCCTTCGTGGCGACACCGCAGTCGAGTTCCTCGAGACGGCGCTCGGCCTGGTCGACCTCTCGGCCTCGCAGTTCGACGATACGGGGAACTTTAGCTTCGGGGTCGAGGAACACACGGAGTTCCCGAGCCAGGAGTACGACCCGAACATCGGCATCTACGGGCTGGACGTGACCGTCAACATGGTCCGGCCGGGATACCGCGTCGCGAAGCGAGACAAGATGTCGCGGTCGATCCCGTCGGGGCACCGCCTCGACGCGTCGGACGCGGTCGCCTTCGTCGAGGCAACCTTCGACGTGGAGGTAACGCAATGA
- a CDS encoding 30S ribosomal protein S14 yields MSESESGTQDGRDVTGEHATPRTDDRHQCRRCGRKQGLVGKYDIFLCRQCFREVARDMGFKKYR; encoded by the coding sequence ATGAGTGAAAGTGAATCAGGAACCCAGGACGGACGCGACGTGACCGGAGAGCACGCCACGCCCCGCACGGACGACCGCCATCAGTGTCGTCGATGCGGCCGCAAGCAGGGGCTCGTCGGCAAGTACGACATCTTCCTCTGTCGGCAGTGCTTCCGCGAGGTCGCCCGTGACATGGGATTCAAGAAGTATCGATAA
- a CDS encoding 30S ribosomal protein S8 has product MAGNDPLSNALSGLDNAESVGHLSHTVQPASNVIGSVLEVFYDRGYIDGFEFVDDGKSGRFEIELKGAINQCGVVKPRYSAGADEFEKWEKRYLPARDYGALVVTTSHGVMSHYEAREQGIGGQVIAYVY; this is encoded by the coding sequence ATGGCAGGGAACGACCCCCTCTCGAACGCACTCTCGGGGCTCGACAACGCCGAGAGCGTGGGACACCTGTCCCACACGGTACAGCCCGCCTCGAACGTGATCGGCTCCGTACTCGAGGTCTTCTACGACCGCGGGTACATCGACGGATTCGAGTTCGTCGACGACGGCAAGTCCGGTCGCTTCGAGATCGAACTGAAAGGCGCGATCAACCAGTGTGGCGTCGTCAAGCCCCGCTACTCCGCGGGGGCGGACGAGTTCGAAAAGTGGGAGAAGCGGTATCTCCCCGCCCGCGACTACGGGGCGCTCGTCGTCACGACCAGCCACGGCGTCATGAGCCACTACGAGGCCCGCGAACAGGGCATCGGTGGCCAGGTGATCGCATACGTCTACTAA
- a CDS encoding 50S ribosomal protein L6 — protein MNRTEIEIPDDVSAEVDHLDLTVEGPNGSVTRRLWYPDVSVAVEDDHVVIESEADDANTRATLGTFESHVENMVHGVTDGWEYQMEIFYAHFPMQVNVEGDEVVIENFLGERAPRTVQIRGDTEVQVDGEEITLSGPDKEAVGQTAADIEQLTRVNDKDTRVFQDGVYITQKPQAGGA, from the coding sequence ATGAACCGAACAGAAATCGAGATTCCGGACGATGTGTCCGCCGAGGTCGACCACCTCGATCTGACCGTCGAGGGACCGAACGGGAGCGTCACACGACGCCTCTGGTATCCCGACGTGTCGGTCGCGGTCGAGGACGACCACGTGGTCATCGAGAGCGAGGCCGACGACGCCAACACGCGTGCGACGCTCGGCACCTTCGAGAGCCACGTCGAGAACATGGTCCACGGCGTGACGGACGGCTGGGAGTATCAGATGGAGATCTTCTACGCCCACTTCCCGATGCAGGTGAACGTGGAGGGTGACGAAGTCGTCATCGAGAACTTCCTCGGCGAACGCGCGCCACGGACGGTCCAGATCCGTGGCGACACGGAGGTACAGGTCGACGGCGAAGAGATCACGCTCTCCGGCCCCGACAAGGAGGCCGTCGGGCAGACCGCCGCCGACATCGAACAGTTGACGCGGGTCAACGACAAGGACACCCGTGTCTTCCAAGACGGCGTCTACATCACGCAGAAACCGCAGGCAGGTGGGGCGTAG
- a CDS encoding 50S ribosomal protein L32e, with the protein MSDTDDDIQEIEDIGGVGPSKAEALVEAGYESIEDLKAASQSELADIEGVGNALAARIKADVGGLEVSEETDAEVEEETEEVTEEAEETETELRPRGHADKTPDLDADAARALVQKRREGNPQFNRQDYHKKKRVDPSWRKPRGNLSKQRRGIKGKGATVEAGYRSPTAARGLHPSGFEEVRVHNADDLEGVDPDSEAVRIASSVGARKREHIEDVCEDREIRVLNPTYIEVEIEGEAE; encoded by the coding sequence ATGAGCGATACCGACGACGACATTCAGGAGATCGAAGACATCGGTGGCGTCGGACCGTCGAAGGCCGAGGCACTTGTCGAGGCCGGCTACGAGTCCATCGAGGACCTCAAGGCCGCGAGCCAGTCGGAACTGGCCGATATCGAGGGGGTCGGCAACGCGCTGGCCGCCCGGATCAAAGCCGACGTCGGTGGCCTCGAAGTCTCGGAGGAGACCGACGCGGAGGTCGAAGAAGAGACCGAAGAAGTGACCGAGGAAGCCGAGGAGACGGAGACGGAACTCCGTCCCCGCGGTCACGCCGACAAGACGCCGGACTTGGACGCGGACGCCGCCCGCGCGCTGGTTCAGAAGCGCCGGGAGGGCAATCCGCAGTTCAACCGCCAGGACTACCACAAGAAAAAGCGCGTCGACCCCTCGTGGCGCAAGCCCCGGGGCAACCTCTCGAAGCAGCGCCGAGGGATCAAGGGCAAGGGTGCTACGGTCGAGGCGGGCTACCGCTCGCCGACGGCCGCCCGCGGCCTGCACCCCAGCGGCTTCGAGGAGGTCCGCGTCCACAACGCGGACGACCTGGAGGGGGTCGACCCCGATAGCGAGGCCGTCCGCATCGCGAGCAGCGTGGGCGCACGCAAGCGCGAACACATCGAAGACGTCTGTGAGGACCGCGAGATCCGCGTTCTCAACCCGACGTACATCGAAGTCGAAATCGAGGGGGAAGCCGAATGA
- a CDS encoding 50S ribosomal protein L19e yields the protein MTDLSAQKRLAADVLDVGKDRVWFDPEAQSEIAEAITRDDIRDLVDQGTIQQKGTSNNSRGRARERADKRAYGHQTGAGSRKGTAGARKDSKEDWTSRIRAQRRRLRELRDDGPLDRSQYRELYNKAGGGEFDSVARLEAYIENNYDVEVND from the coding sequence ATGACGGATCTGAGCGCACAGAAACGGCTCGCCGCCGACGTCCTCGACGTGGGCAAGGACCGCGTCTGGTTCGATCCGGAGGCCCAGAGCGAGATCGCGGAGGCGATCACCCGCGACGACATCCGTGACCTGGTCGATCAGGGCACGATCCAGCAGAAGGGCACCTCGAACAACTCGCGTGGCCGCGCCCGCGAACGGGCGGACAAGCGAGCCTACGGCCACCAGACGGGGGCCGGCTCCCGGAAGGGGACCGCCGGCGCCCGGAAGGACAGCAAGGAGGATTGGACGAGTCGCATCCGCGCCCAGCGGCGTCGCCTGCGCGAGTTGCGCGACGACGGCCCGCTGGATCGCTCCCAGTACCGCGAGCTCTACAACAAGGCTGGCGGTGGGGAGTTCGACAGCGTGGCACGACTCGAAGCGTACATCGAGAACAACTACGACGTGGAGGTGAACGACTAA
- a CDS encoding 50S ribosomal protein L18, protein MATGPRYKVPMRRRREDRTDYHQRLRLLKSGKPRLVARVSNRHVRAQLITPGPDGDETHVAASSEDLAEYGWEAPTGNLPSAYLTGLLAGTRAVEAGLTEAVLDIGLNTATPGNKVFAVQEGAIDAGLDIPHSEDVLADWSRNRGEHIADYAAQLDEPLYSGDFDATDLPEHFDEVRETLIEDNEQ, encoded by the coding sequence ATGGCAACAGGCCCACGATACAAGGTCCCCATGCGGCGTCGCCGCGAGGACCGAACCGACTACCACCAGAGGTTGCGCCTGCTGAAATCCGGCAAGCCGCGCCTGGTCGCTCGCGTGAGCAACAGGCACGTCAGGGCGCAGCTGATCACCCCCGGTCCGGACGGCGACGAGACCCACGTGGCCGCCTCCTCCGAGGACCTCGCGGAGTACGGCTGGGAAGCCCCCACGGGCAACCTCCCCAGTGCGTACCTCACGGGACTCCTCGCGGGGACGCGCGCCGTCGAGGCCGGCCTCACGGAGGCCGTCCTCGACATCGGGCTCAACACCGCGACGCCGGGCAACAAGGTGTTCGCAGTACAGGAAGGCGCTATCGACGCGGGACTCGATATCCCGCACAGCGAGGACGTCCTCGCGGACTGGTCGCGAAACCGCGGCGAGCACATCGCCGATTACGCTGCACAGCTGGACGAACCGCTGTACAGCGGCGACTTCGACGCGACGGACCTCCCCGAGCACTTCGACGAAGTGCGCGAAACACTGATCGAGGACAATGAGCAGTAA
- a CDS encoding 30S ribosomal protein S5 codes for MSSNDYGDGWEPRTRLGRKVQDGDVTSMKEALESGLPLKEAEIVDQLLPGLDDEVLDINMVQRMTDSGRRVKFRCVVAVGNRDGYLGYAEGRDDQVGSAIQKAIDVAKLNIIEVDRGSGSWEDRAGGVNSLTRKATGKAGSVTVEIIPAPQGLGLAAAPTVRNILELAGIQDAWTKSTGNTRTTVNLAKATYNALQNASQSRTPRRARRKQRETEVSE; via the coding sequence ATGAGCAGTAACGATTACGGCGACGGCTGGGAACCGCGCACGCGGCTCGGCCGCAAGGTACAGGACGGCGACGTAACGTCGATGAAGGAGGCCCTCGAATCGGGGCTCCCGCTGAAGGAAGCCGAAATCGTCGATCAGCTCCTACCGGGACTGGACGACGAGGTGCTCGACATCAACATGGTCCAGCGGATGACCGACTCCGGGCGCCGGGTGAAGTTCCGGTGTGTCGTCGCGGTGGGCAACCGCGACGGCTACCTCGGCTACGCCGAGGGACGCGACGACCAGGTCGGCTCCGCGATCCAGAAGGCCATCGACGTGGCGAAGCTGAACATCATCGAGGTCGACCGCGGCTCCGGGTCCTGGGAGGACCGCGCAGGCGGCGTCAACTCCCTGACGCGGAAGGCGACGGGCAAGGCCGGCTCCGTGACCGTCGAGATCATCCCCGCCCCGCAGGGGCTGGGACTGGCGGCCGCACCCACCGTGCGGAACATCCTCGAACTCGCGGGCATCCAGGACGCCTGGACGAAGTCGACGGGCAACACCCGGACGACGGTCAACCTCGCGAAGGCGACGTACAACGCCCTGCAGAACGCCTCACAGTCGCGGACGCCCCGGCGTGCCCGCCGCAAGCAGCGCGAAACCGAGGTGAGCGAGTGA
- the rpmD gene encoding 50S ribosomal protein L30 → MEALVQIRGEVNISGDIQDTLEMLNLHGVNQCTLVPETDTYRGMITKVNDYVAHGEPSADVVATLIRRRAEPEQGSADVTDEWIAEHTDYDDVDALAAALVDEETTLREQGLAPSIRLHPPRGGHDGLKHPTVESGQIGKHTTEEIDRLLEAMR, encoded by the coding sequence ATGGAGGCGCTCGTCCAGATCCGCGGCGAGGTGAACATCTCCGGAGACATCCAAGACACGCTGGAGATGCTCAACCTCCACGGCGTCAACCAGTGTACGCTGGTCCCCGAGACGGATACCTACCGCGGTATGATCACGAAGGTCAACGACTACGTCGCCCACGGCGAACCGTCGGCGGACGTGGTCGCGACGCTCATCCGGCGCCGTGCCGAACCCGAGCAGGGCTCGGCCGACGTCACCGACGAGTGGATCGCCGAGCACACCGACTACGACGACGTGGACGCGCTGGCGGCCGCGCTGGTCGACGAGGAGACGACGCTGCGCGAGCAGGGTCTGGCTCCGTCGATCCGGCTCCACCCGCCGCGTGGCGGCCACGACGGCCTGAAACACCCGACCGTCGAGAGCGGACAGATCGGCAAGCACACCACCGAGGAGATCGACCGACTGCTGGAGGCCATGCGATGA
- a CDS encoding uL15m family ribosomal protein has translation MSDKKKRQRGSRTHGGGTHKNRRGAGHRGGRGRAGRDKHEFHNYEPLGKHGFTRPETVQDEVREVTVQELDENAALYAVEGLAEETEDGYRLDARDIADDGYDADVVKVLGDGQVRNELSVVADAFSASAVEKIESAGGSADLSERAEEADADAEDADDTEESDEE, from the coding sequence ATGAGCGACAAGAAAAAGCGCCAGCGTGGATCGCGAACCCACGGCGGCGGCACCCACAAGAACCGGCGCGGCGCCGGCCACCGTGGCGGCCGCGGCCGCGCGGGGCGTGACAAACACGAGTTCCACAACTACGAACCGCTCGGCAAGCACGGCTTTACCCGTCCCGAGACCGTTCAGGACGAGGTGCGTGAGGTGACCGTCCAGGAACTCGACGAGAACGCCGCCCTCTACGCGGTGGAGGGGCTCGCCGAGGAGACCGAGGACGGGTACCGCCTCGACGCCCGCGACATCGCCGACGACGGCTACGACGCGGACGTGGTGAAGGTCCTCGGCGATGGACAGGTCAGAAACGAACTGTCCGTCGTCGCCGACGCGTTCAGCGCGAGCGCGGTCGAAAAAATCGAGTCCGCCGGCGGGAGCGCCGACCTCTCGGAGCGCGCCGAGGAGGCCGACGCCGACGCCGAGGACGCGGACGACACCGAGGAGTCGGACGAGGAGTAA
- the secY gene encoding preprotein translocase subunit SecY, with product MGWKETAEPVLTRMPSVARPEGHVPFRRKLGWTAGILVLYFFLTNIQLFGLDAGTQSDLFGRFRSILAGSQGSILQLGIGPIVTASIVLQLLGGADLLGLDTDDPRDQVLYQGLQKLLVVLMIVLTGAPMVFAGNFLPADPAVGEALGIGLRGVQSLLFFQIAVGGILILFMDEIVSKWGVGSGVGLFIIAGVSQQLVGGLFAWEGLGGTPGFFPTWFAILTGAQEIASPLTAEGLQALLLGQGQLLALVTTVLIFAIVVYAESVRVEIPLSHARVKGARGRFPVKLIYASVLPMILVRALQANIQFAGRILNSTWNQMPAWLGAYSNGQPVSGLFYYLAPIQTRTDWMWWLAGTAAEPWQIMIRVGLDLTIMVIGGAIFAIFWVETTGMGPESTAQQIQNSGMQIPGFRRNPQVIEKVMERYIPQVTVIGGALVGLLAVGANMLGTIGQVSGTGLLLTVSITYKLYEEIAEEQLMEMHPMMRQMFGSE from the coding sequence ATGGGATGGAAGGAGACCGCCGAACCGGTGCTGACGCGGATGCCGTCAGTCGCGCGGCCGGAGGGGCACGTCCCCTTCCGGCGCAAGCTCGGCTGGACCGCGGGCATCCTCGTGTTGTATTTCTTCCTGACGAACATCCAACTGTTCGGGCTGGACGCCGGCACGCAGAGCGACCTGTTCGGCCGCTTCCGGTCGATCCTCGCCGGGTCGCAGGGGTCGATCCTCCAGTTGGGGATCGGTCCCATCGTCACGGCGAGCATCGTGCTGCAGTTGCTCGGCGGCGCGGACCTGCTCGGTCTCGACACGGACGACCCCCGCGATCAGGTGCTGTATCAGGGCCTCCAGAAGCTGCTGGTGGTCCTGATGATCGTCCTGACCGGCGCACCGATGGTCTTCGCCGGCAACTTCCTGCCGGCCGATCCGGCGGTCGGCGAGGCGCTGGGGATCGGGCTCAGGGGCGTTCAGTCCCTGCTCTTCTTCCAGATCGCCGTCGGCGGGATCCTCATCCTGTTCATGGACGAGATCGTCAGCAAGTGGGGCGTCGGCTCCGGGGTCGGGCTCTTCATCATCGCCGGCGTGAGCCAGCAGCTCGTCGGTGGGCTGTTCGCCTGGGAGGGCCTCGGCGGCACGCCCGGGTTCTTCCCGACCTGGTTCGCCATCCTGACCGGCGCCCAGGAGATCGCCTCGCCGCTCACGGCCGAGGGGCTCCAGGCGCTCCTACTCGGCCAGGGACAGTTGCTCGCGCTGGTGACGACGGTGCTCATCTTCGCCATCGTCGTCTACGCCGAGAGCGTCCGGGTCGAGATCCCCCTCTCACACGCTCGCGTCAAGGGCGCCCGTGGGCGCTTCCCGGTGAAGCTCATCTACGCGAGCGTCCTGCCGATGATCCTCGTCCGCGCCCTGCAGGCGAACATCCAGTTCGCGGGGCGCATCCTCAACAGCACGTGGAACCAGATGCCGGCCTGGCTCGGGGCCTACAGCAACGGGCAACCCGTCTCCGGGTTGTTCTACTATCTGGCGCCGATCCAGACCCGAACCGACTGGATGTGGTGGCTGGCCGGCACCGCCGCCGAACCCTGGCAGATCATGATTCGGGTGGGGCTGGACCTCACCATCATGGTGATCGGCGGCGCCATCTTCGCCATCTTCTGGGTCGAAACCACCGGGATGGGTCCGGAATCTACCGCCCAGCAGATCCAGAACTCGGGGATGCAGATTCCCGGATTCCGGCGGAATCCACAGGTCATCGAGAAGGTCATGGAGCGGTACATCCCGCAGGTGACCGTCATCGGCGGCGCGTTGGTCGGTCTGCTGGCCGTCGGCGCCAACATGCTCGGCACCATCGGTCAGGTCTCCGGTACCGGCCTCCTGCTCACCGTGAGCATCACGTACAAGCTGTACGAGGAGATCGCCGAAGAGCAGTTGATGGAGATGCATCCGATGATGCGCCAGATGTTCGGCTCCGAGTAA